From Thalassovita sp.:
GACCGATAGCGCGGCCTTCGCGCCACGGCCGGGCGCGGGTTTGCCTGTGCAGTGAACAGAAAAAGGGCACCGCCGTGCGATGCCCTTTGGAATGATACCTGCCTGCGATGTTTAGGCGACGTCGAAGGTCAGCGGTTTGATCTGCTTGAACAGACCGGTTGCAGCCAACTGGCCCAGCACCTTCTGATCCACCACACCGTCAACATAAAGCAGTGCAATCGCTTCGCCGCCAGCCGCCGCACGGCCCAGGGTGAAGTTCGCGATGTTGACGTTGTTTTCGCCCAGCACACCGCCGAGGGTCCCGATAATGCCCGGCACGTCTTCGTTGGTGGTGTAGAGCATGTGCTCCCCCACTTCGGCGTCGATGTTGATGCCTTTGATCTGGATGAAGCGCGGCTTGCCATCCGAGAAGACGGTGCCCCCGATGGAGCGTTCGCGTTCGTCGGTGACGATGGTCACTTTGATATAGCCGTCAAAGGCGCCCGACTTGTCCTGATTGGTGGTCGAGATCTGGATGCCCTTTTCCTTGGCCACAAGAGGGGCAGATACCATGTTCACATCCGGGTTGGCCTTTTTCATGATGCCCGCCACCACAGCGCAGTTCAGCGCCGGCAGGTTCATATCAGAGACAACACCGTCATAAAGGATGTTGATCGCTTTAATCGGCTCATCGGTTAGCTGGCCAATGAAGCCACCAAGGTGACCCGCCAGTTCCACCCAAGGGCCCATGACCTTGGCTTCCTCAGCGGTCATCGAAGGCATGTTCAGCGCGTTTTCAACTGCGCCGTCCAGCAGGTAGTTCGACATCTGGTCAGCCACCTGCAGTGCCACGTTTTCCTGTGCTTCGGTGGTCGATGCGCCCAGGTGCGGGGTGCAGACTACGTTGGGCAGGTTGAACAGCACGTTCTCTTTGGCGGGTTCTACGGCAAAGACGTCAAAGGCTGCGCCGGCAACATGGCCGGATTTCAGCAGATCGGCCAGCGCCTCTTCGTCCACCAGACCACCACGGGCACAGTTGATGATGCGCACGCCTTTTTTGGTTTTTTCCAGATTCTCACG
This genomic window contains:
- the serA gene encoding phosphoglycerate dehydrogenase, with the protein product MAPKVLVSDKLSETAVQIFRDRGIDVDFLPDVGKDKEKLAEIIGQYDGLAIRSATKVTPTILNAATNLKVVGRAGIGTDNVDKEAASKKGVIVMNTPFGNMITTAEHAIAMMFAVARQLPEASASTHAGKWEKSKFMGVELTGKTLGVIGAGNIGGIVCDRARGLKMKVAAYDPFLSEEKARDMQVEKVELDELLARADFITLHVPFTEQTKNILSRENLEKTKKGVRIINCARGGLVDEEALADLLKSGHVAGAAFDVFAVEPAKENVLFNLPNVVCTPHLGASTTEAQENVALQVADQMSNYLLDGAVENALNMPSMTAEEAKVMGPWVELAGHLGGFIGQLTDEPIKAINILYDGVVSDMNLPALNCAVVAGIMKKANPDVNMVSAPLVAKEKGIQISTTNQDKSGAFDGYIKVTIVTDERERSIGGTVFSDGKPRFIQIKGINIDAEVGEHMLYTTNEDVPGIIGTLGGVLGENNVNIANFTLGRAAAGGEAIALLYVDGVVDQKVLGQLAATGLFKQIKPLTFDVA